A window of Cryptomeria japonica chromosome 3, Sugi_1.0, whole genome shotgun sequence contains these coding sequences:
- the LOC131040669 gene encoding mannose-specific lectin, which produces MGKNSVLRAAIVGVVVLITFANPCSAKSRLNSGESLSAGQSLQYAQYIFVMQGDCNLVLYENTVKVLWASGTNGKGGAASCVLRMQEDGNLVIYAATTPVWSTKTSRAFASYFLNLQGDGNVVIYGPSGAIWATNTVQNKKKLL; this is translated from the coding sequence ATGGGGAAAAACTCTGTGCTTAGGGCTGCTATTGTGGGGGTAGTAGTATTGATTACATTTGCAAATCCATGCTCAGCCAAGTCTAGGCTAAACAGTGGCGAATCACTGTCAGCTGGGCAGTCTCTCCAATATGCGCAATATATATTTGTAATGCAAGGAGACTGCAATCTGGTTTTGTATGAAAACACAGTTAAAGTGTTGTGGGCGTCGGGAACAAATGGAAAAGGAGGCGCCGCTTCATGCGTGTTAAGAATGCAGGAGGACGGCAATTTGGTGATATATGCGGCAACAACTCCCGTGTGGTCTACCAAAACCTCCAGAGCATTTGCTTCCTACTTTTTGAATCTTCAGGGCGACGGTAATGTCGTTATTTATGGGCCCTCTGGAGCCATTTGGGCAACTAATACTGTTCAGAACAAGAAAAAACTGCTTTAA